The DNA segment TGCTCTAGCAATGCGGAACGTTAGGTTCCTCATCCGGAAGGATGAGGTGAACGTCCCCGAACTCGTGCCAGAGGTAGAGCGCCCGTACCGCTTCCGCATAGCTGCGCTCCAGCGCGGCCCGCCCCGCGACCGCCTCCAGCATCAGCAGATGCGAGGCCTCCGGCTCGTGCAGCCCGGTCAGCAGTCCGTCCACCGCCCGCACTCCGCGGCCGGGCGTGACCACCAGATCCGTCCACCCCGCCAGCGCCCGCACCACCCCGTCCGGCCCGGCCGCGGTCTCCAGGGCGCGCACCGCCGTCGTCCCCACCGCGACGATCCGCCCGCCGCCCGCCCGCGCCGCGTTGACCAGCCGGGCGGTGGCCGCCGGCACGTCGAACCGTTCGGGACCAGGGGTCTCGTGCGCCTCCGCCGACGCCACCCCGGTATGCAGTACCACCGGCGCGAACTGGACCCCGCGGCTCACCAGCTCCGCGACCAGCCCGGCGGTGAAGGGCCGCGCGGCACTGGGCATCTCCGCCGAACCCGCCCCGTCCGGCGCGGCCAGCGCGAACACCGTCTGATAGGCGGAGAGCGGCTGGTCACGCCGGGTGTACGCGTACCGGATCGGGCGGCCGTGCCGCCCGAGCAGCTCCGGCACCCCGGTCACCGACGGCCGCGCCCACCACAACCGGTCCTCACCGGCGGCCAGCGGCTCCTCCCACACGAGCCGCACGCCCTCGGGCAGCCGCACCACGGACCCCGCCGGGCCGCCCGCGCACCGCCGGGTGCTCCCGCCCGGCACCGGCTCCCGCAGCTCCACCGCCCACCGGCCGTCGTCCCCGCGGGCGGAGAAGTGCACCACGACACGGGCCCCCGCCGGTGCTGTCCCGTCGATCGCGGCGGGCAGCGTCCGTGAGGTGTTCACCACCAGGACGTCTCCCGCCCGCAGCTGTCCCGGCAGCTCCCGGAAGGCGTGGTGGGAGACCGCGGCGCCGCGCGAGACCATCAGCCGCACGTCGTCCCGCCCGCGCCCGCGCTCCTCGGCCGGCACCGTTGCCAGCAGCCCGCCGGGGATCCGCAGCCCCTGCCGCGCGCTCATCGCACCTCACCGGCCAGTGCGGGAGCCGAGTACCGGCCGCTCGCGGGCCGCTCGTCGAGCAGCCGCAGAAACGCCGGGACCACCTCCGACGGAGCGGGCCTCGCCTCCTCGTCACCGGGCACCGCGGCCGCGTACAGATCGGTCCGCATGTCGCCCGGGTCCACCGCCCACACCCGCAGCCCCGGCTCCTCCGCAGCCAGCACCGCCGACAGCTGGTCCAGCGCCGCCTTCGACGCCCCGTACCCGCCCCACGTCGGATACGCCCCGACAGCGGCGTCCGAACTCACCGTGATCACCGCCCCCGCACCGGCCGCCCGCAGCAGCGGCAGCGCCTCCCGCACCAGACCGAGCGCGGCCACCACATTGGTCTCCAGCGCCGACCGCAGCCCGTCGGGCGTCAGCTCCTCCAGGCGTACGAGCGGTTCGGCGCCCAGCGCGCTCGCATTGCTGACCAGCAGATCGAGCCCGCCCAGGCCGTGCGCCGCCGCCACCAGCCGGCTCCGGTGCGCGGCGTCGCAGACATCCCCCGCCACCGCCACGACCCGCGTGCCGTACTCCGCCAGCCCCCGCACGGTCTCGTCCAGGACCTCCCGGTTCCTCGCGTCGACGACCAGATCCCAGCCCCGCTCCGCGAGCCCCGCCGCGAGTGCCCGGCCCAGCCCCTTCGATCCGCCCGTGATGACCGCTACCGCCATGGCACGCCTCTTCCGTCGCGTTCGTTTCCCCGCTTGGTGCCACCAAGGTAGGAACGCACCCCCGCTCCGCGCCTCGTCC comes from the Streptomyces sp. NBC_01471 genome and includes:
- a CDS encoding SDR family oxidoreductase, which gives rise to MAVAVITGGSKGLGRALAAGLAERGWDLVVDARNREVLDETVRGLAEYGTRVVAVAGDVCDAAHRSRLVAAAHGLGGLDLLVSNASALGAEPLVRLEELTPDGLRSALETNVVAALGLVREALPLLRAAGAGAVITVSSDAAVGAYPTWGGYGASKAALDQLSAVLAAEEPGLRVWAVDPGDMRTDLYAAAVPGDEEARPAPSEVVPAFLRLLDERPASGRYSAPALAGEVR
- a CDS encoding S-adenosylmethionine:tRNA ribosyltransferase-isomerase; its protein translation is MSARQGLRIPGGLLATVPAEERGRGRDDVRLMVSRGAAVSHHAFRELPGQLRAGDVLVVNTSRTLPAAIDGTAPAGARVVVHFSARGDDGRWAVELREPVPGGSTRRCAGGPAGSVVRLPEGVRLVWEEPLAAGEDRLWWARPSVTGVPELLGRHGRPIRYAYTRRDQPLSAYQTVFALAAPDGAGSAEMPSAARPFTAGLVAELVSRGVQFAPVVLHTGVASAEAHETPGPERFDVPAATARLVNAARAGGGRIVAVGTTAVRALETAAGPDGVVRALAGWTDLVVTPGRGVRAVDGLLTGLHEPEASHLLMLEAVAGRAALERSYAEAVRALYLWHEFGDVHLILPDEEPNVPHC